The segment CACGGATACGCGGCAGCGCCAGCGACACCAGACGGTCCACGAACTCCCACATGCGGTCACCGCGGAGGGTGACGTGGGCGCCGATCGGCTGGCCCTCGCGCAGCTTGAACTGCGCGATGGACTTGCGGGCCTTGGTGACGGCCGGCTTCTGACCGGTGATCGCGGTCAGGTCCTTGATGGCACCCTCGATCAGCTTGCTGTCACGGGCGGCCTCGCCGACACCCATGTTGACCACGACCTTGACCAGGCCGGGGATCAGCATGACGTTCTCGTACGAGAAGTCCTCGTGCAGCTGACCCTTGACCTCGGAGAGGTACTTCTCCTTGAGGCGGGGGGTCACCTTCTCAACAGTCGTCTCAGACATCAGATGTCCTCACCGGTCCGCTTGGCAACGCGGATCTTGTTGCCCTGGTCGTCAAAGCGGTAACCGACCCGGGTGACGACCTTCTTGCCGTCCTTCTCCACGACCAGCTGGACGTTGGAGATGTGCACCGGGGCCTCGACGGTCACGATGCCACCCTGGGTGCCGGGGCCCGGCTTGGTGTGCTTCTTGACCCGGTTGACACCCTCGACCAGGACCTTGTTCTCGGCGGGGAGGGCCTGGATGACCTTGCCCTGCTTGCCCTTGTCCTTGCCGGTGATGACCTGGACCAGGTCACCCTTCTTGATCTTCATGCTGTTCGCCATGGGTTAGAGCACCTCCGGCGCCAGCGAGATGATCTTCATGAACTTCTTGTCGCGCAGCTCGCGGCCCACCGGGCCGAAGATGCGGGTACCGCGGGGGTCGCCATCGGCGTTCTTGAGAACGACGGCCGCGTTCTCGTCGAAGCGGATGTACGAGCCGTCCGGACGGCGGCGCTCCTTGACGGTGCGAACGACGACGCACTTGACGACGTCGCCCTTCTTCACCGAACCGCCGGGGATCGCGTCCTTGACGGTGGCGACGATGACGTCACCGATACCGGCGTAGCGGCGACCGGAGCCACCGAGAACACGGATGCAGAGAATCTCCTTGGCAC is part of the Kitasatospora setae KM-6054 genome and harbors:
- the rplX gene encoding 50S ribosomal protein L24, translating into MKIKKGDLVQVITGKDKGKQGKVIQALPAENKVLVEGVNRVKKHTKPGPGTQGGIVTVEAPVHISNVQLVVEKDGKKVVTRVGYRFDDQGNKIRVAKRTGEDI
- the rplE gene encoding 50S ribosomal protein L5, producing the protein MSETTVEKVTPRLKEKYLSEVKGQLHEDFSYENVMLIPGLVKVVVNMGVGEAARDSKLIEGAIKDLTAITGQKPAVTKARKSIAQFKLREGQPIGAHVTLRGDRMWEFVDRLVSLALPRIRDFRGLSPKQFDGRGNYTFGLTEQVMFHEIDQDKVDRQRGMDITVVTTAQTDDEGRALLRALGFPFKEA
- the rplN gene encoding 50S ribosomal protein L14, producing MIQQESRLRVADNTGAKEILCIRVLGGSGRRYAGIGDVIVATVKDAIPGGSVKKGDVVKCVVVRTVKERRRPDGSYIRFDENAAVVLKNADGDPRGTRIFGPVGRELRDKKFMKIISLAPEVL